The following proteins are encoded in a genomic region of Methanoculleus bourgensis MS2:
- a CDS encoding HEAT repeat domain-containing protein, whose amino-acid sequence MERSVKRLMEDREKRREENIKKYIEQLEHESTPYRLRAAEALGGCADPRAVEPLIAALHDPENEVRWVAAQALGKLHDARAVDPLLPLLTDPDRWARRGAAWALGEIGDPRAVEPLLPLLEDRKKDVRVAAADALGKLHDARSAGALSGALESEEEPEVRTVIRRALREITGEIGF is encoded by the coding sequence ATGGAACGCTCGGTAAAGCGCCTCATGGAAGACAGAGAGAAGCGACGGGAGGAGAACATCAAGAAATACATCGAGCAGCTCGAGCACGAGAGCACTCCCTACCGCTTACGGGCTGCCGAGGCCCTGGGGGGATGCGCCGATCCGCGGGCGGTCGAACCGCTGATCGCCGCCCTGCACGACCCGGAGAACGAGGTCCGCTGGGTCGCGGCACAGGCGCTCGGGAAACTCCATGACGCACGGGCAGTGGACCCCCTCCTCCCCCTCCTCACCGACCCGGACCGCTGGGCGCGACGCGGCGCCGCCTGGGCACTCGGTGAGATCGGAGACCCCCGCGCGGTCGAACCGCTCCTCCCCCTCCTTGAGGACAGGAAGAAGGACGTCAGGGTGGCTGCTGCCGATGCGCTCGGGAAACTCCACGATGCCCGGTCGGCCGGCGCCCTCTCCGGCGCGCTCGAGAGCGAAGAAGAGCCCGAAGTCAGGACGGTGATCCGGCGTGCGCTCCGCGAGATCACCGGTGAGATAGGGTTTTGA
- a CDS encoding MBL fold metallo-hydrolase — protein sequence MRLTVLVDNVALTDRYFLAEPGLSLYLEDGGTRVLFDAGYSDILIANARKMGIDLLRVEDIVLSHGHLDHTWGLDALIRLHTEAIIEGRERIEPTFIAHPDAFLTRSRDGIGEIGCHLSVEELFRHGKVLLTAAPLWLTENLVFLGEIERRFEFEQVPPGGYIYTPDGIRDDAIVDDTALACRTPEGLVIVTGCSHAGICSIVEQAREVCGEDRVADVIGGFHLEKPQPEQMQGVLDYFSEVQPAALHPCHCTGLAAKITLSKVADVRETGVGLHLEYG from the coding sequence ATGAGGTTGACGGTCCTCGTGGATAACGTCGCCCTCACCGACCGCTACTTCCTCGCGGAACCAGGGCTCTCGCTCTATCTCGAGGACGGCGGGACCCGCGTCCTCTTCGATGCCGGCTACTCGGATATCCTCATCGCCAACGCCCGGAAGATGGGGATCGACCTCCTCCGCGTCGAGGACATCGTCCTCTCGCACGGCCACCTTGACCATACCTGGGGCCTTGACGCCCTCATCCGGCTCCACACCGAGGCGATCATCGAAGGCCGGGAACGCATCGAGCCTACATTCATCGCCCACCCCGACGCCTTCCTCACCCGGAGCCGCGACGGTATCGGAGAGATCGGGTGTCACCTCTCGGTCGAGGAACTCTTCAGGCATGGGAAAGTTCTCCTCACCGCCGCACCCCTCTGGCTGACCGAGAACCTGGTCTTCCTCGGCGAGATCGAACGGCGGTTCGAGTTTGAGCAGGTGCCTCCGGGCGGCTACATCTACACGCCCGACGGCATCAGGGACGATGCCATCGTCGACGACACCGCGCTCGCCTGCAGGACCCCGGAAGGGCTTGTCATCGTGACCGGTTGCTCCCATGCAGGGATCTGCTCGATCGTCGAGCAGGCGCGAGAGGTCTGCGGTGAAGACCGGGTTGCCGACGTCATCGGCGGGTTCCACCTCGAAAAACCTCAACCGGAGCAGATGCAGGGAGTCCTTGACTATTTCTCGGAGGTACAGCCGGCGGCCCTCCACCCCTGCCACTGCACCGGTCTTGCGGCAAAGATAACGCTCTCAAAAGTAGCGGACGTCCGGGAGACTGGCGTCGGGCTGCACCTGGAGTACGGGTGA